Within the Deltaproteobacteria bacterium genome, the region CAGTGATGACGGCTGGGAGACCTCACTGGCGCGTCTGCAAGAGCTCTTGAAGGCGGGCAGATTGAAGCTGACTACTGCGGAGCTTGTTGGCGGTTTGCAGCAGCTCCTCCTGGGACTGCTCAAGCAGGAAAAGCAGCTTCTGGGAGCAAAGGCATCGAGGCTCACTATCTCCCGCATGCGGCAGGCAGTGGAAGCTGCAGGCAGCCAGCGCAGCCAGCTGCATGAACATTTTGCCGCCTTTCTCTCCGGGAGCGCCGGACAATTCGGAGGGTAGATAGGAGAAGGTGATGCGGCATCAGAGGCAGGCCTCTGATGCAGTCTTACAGAATGGAGAGGGGCGAAGAGGGGAGGATGTCCAGGATGGCAAACAAAAATTATTTGCTGGGATGGAGATGCCATGGAAGCTAACAAGAGCTACTGGATCGCACAGGCATTTATCCTGATACTCTACGTGATTACCCTGATCATTTACAACAGGGCGAAAAAAGAGTATGTCGGCGGCAAGATTGGTGCGGCAATAAAGCTCATAATGGTCTTTGTCGCCTTTCTGTTCCTCTCTGACTATGTGGACTACTTCCTGAGCAACCTGCTGCCCCTCAGTCCAGACGTCAAGTTCAGCTTCAAGATTCTATTCAGGCTGGTGGCAATCAGCGTGCTCGCCTTTGGGGGTCTGCGCTTCTTCGTCAGCAAGCCGACCAGCAGCGGCATGGTTGAACCTGTGTCCATGCCGCAGCCCACCGCAATGGACAGCGGCAACGATGTGCAGCCTGAACCGGCAATCGAGGAGCCTGCCGGGGAAGTAAGCCTGGCAGAGGAGAGCTCCTATCCGCCGGTTCCTGACTTTGGTGCTGACGAGACAGTGGTGATGCAGGAGGCAACGCAGACGAAGCCTTCCCTGGGGCGCTATGAAATCATCGAGGAACTGGGCAGGGGTGCCATGGGCATCGTCTACAAGGGGCACGATCCGAAGCTGGACCGGCTGACAGCCATCAAGACCATTCGGTTTACCGATGATTTTGACGAGGACCAGGTTGAGAAAATCAAGGAGCAGTTCTACCGGGAGGCGGAGGTGGTTGCCAAA harbors:
- a CDS encoding serine/threonine protein kinase, which produces MEANKSYWIAQAFILILYVITLIIYNRAKKEYVGGKIGAAIKLIMVFVAFLFLSDYVDYFLSNLLPLSPDVKFSFKILFRLVAISVLAFGGLRFFVSKPTSSGMVEPVSMPQPTAMDSGNDVQPEPAIEEPAGEVSLAEESSYPPVPDFGADETVVMQEATQTKPSLGRYEIIEELGRGAMGIVYKGHDPKLDRLTAIKTIRFTDDFDEDQVEKIKEQFYREAEVVAKLSHPNIVTIYDVGEDLDLSYLAMEYLEGVSLERYAHKDNLLPIRRAIDVVSQVCDALEYAHGRGIVHRDVKPANIMILNDGLVKVTDFGIARATATSKTRTGVIKGTPYYMSPEQISGMKVDGRSDIFSLGVVFYQLLTGELPFGGENLAAIMYQITTVPHEPPTTYNPKIFKAAVTILDKALEKKLDKRYQSARQMGDHLRLLGQKLDEIRARAKKSE